A stretch of Colletotrichum lupini chromosome 2, complete sequence DNA encodes these proteins:
- a CDS encoding von Willebrand factor type A domain-containing protein: MFSRSRKGSKGFGFGSSSTKDSQVNHLLDLGLVSPKAIQDPYRPGTATTTRTNNTWTDAPSFPEKNVSIARGTGQRSNASVRSGDSAHRRGDSYSSNNMASGAGRNRRERTFVGSECAVCEEPLEHTLRGERILQFSCSHVSHEACFYEFIREFESQYCPSCDAPLHLDTSRGGNVLDIEKISNLVRSVSSTDTRSNHTPTPTATPWDNPTPTPRPTSIESNQRNMASTHTRESAPRSTGRDRESSQPPASERYGPSRHARSDSEATGVASSGGYPETTQSGPPRRHDYDVQAMETTPGSPRAITRNPIPAPTVTVRSEFPTINRSRQQQTLTCLITVEVPDNKWRPDPEDLGSAPPGPPAVNARIDEAFARPPSPARSAPRFYPYESREVLEEQTENLRNRVDNWHGLDFSRFGKLRLYGTLRVGKDKASWQELECFLFAEMLICVKEKKVALAGQWDENGMPKKTTRCTLKGSILIKKHLNEVSETGNIDENILTLNLSVAELPQFHLRFENRNQLKLWHQALLDLNAVETSPVRSPEYDRGEFSETDEDDWQRGSRQQRVSSIASSWGGPKSTTTAPTEYTNFQRSPTMPASIHVPIDVVVVVPISSSMQGVKINLVRDALKFMVNTLGERDRMGLVTFGSGGGGVPIVGMTTKAWPGWGNVLGSIKPVGQKSHRADVVEGANVAMDLLMQRKYNNPIATIMLISDASTSDADSVDFVVSRAEAAKITIHSFGLGMTHKPDTMIELSTRTKASYTYVKDWMMLRECLAGCLGAMQTLSHQNVKLKLKLPEGSPAKFHKISGALQITKRATGRDAEASLGDLRFGDKRDVLVQLVIVPDNTSQEQLPQDPWDNIVSGLEALGGAGDGDDQRVTSVEEVPLIQADLTWGDILRDGTLSHLPRPSLLAITMLPAQAKNKNSWAGSPPIPPHPHIVQRRMELLTSDMLTRALTLVSRGQHDRAHTLLNETRSILKGLGKGGLPPIPPPTAPPTRSLPSTPHPGNDASPSITLDRKQTPSPTQSANSSAVNGYQATGIGRSRSNDGLGLGAGIDANTVAALDHELESSLEWISHPAVFGRDSRKAVLQAIGVISSQRAFTFRTPIESLWSGRVAGVKKLTSKSREWREEGGGEGGIMEEA; encoded by the exons ATGTTCAGTCGGTCTCGGAAGGGTTCGAAAGGGTTCGGCTTTGGATCTTCAAGCACCAAAGACAGTCAGGTTAACCACCTTCTCGATCTTGGTCTTGTGAGCCCCAAGGCCATTCAAGACCCCTACCGTCCTGGTACCGCTACAACGACAAGGACAAACAATACGTGGACGGATGCGCCGTCCTTTCCAGAGAAGA ACGTCTCAATAGCTCGCGGCACAGGACAGCGCTCCAACGCATCAGTTCGATCCGGAGACAGCGCACATCGAAGAGGCGATAGCTACTCATCCAACAACATGGCATCAGGCGCCGGCCGCAACAGGAGGGAGCGCACCTTTGTAGGGAGCGAATGCGCAGTATGCGAGGAGCCATTGGAGCACACCCTGCGCGGAGAGCGCATTCTACAGTTCTCGTGCTCGCACGTATCTCACGAAGCTTGCTTCTACGAGTTTATTCGCGAATTCGAATCGCAATATTGCCCCTCATGCGATGCGCCTCTCCATCTCGACACTAGTCGGGGCGGCAATGTCTTGGATATTG AAAAAATCAGCAACCTCGTTCGATCTGTCTCATCCACCGACACTAGGTCAAATCACACCCCTACGCCCACGGCTACGCCATGGGACAACCCAACGCCCACTCCACGCCCCACCAGCATCGAGTCAAACCAGCGAAATATGGCCAGCACCCACACCCGCGAAAGCGCGCCCCGAAGCACTGGACGCGACAGGGAGAGCAGCCAGCCACCGGCTTCCGAGAGGTACGGCCCTTCAAGGCACGCTCGCAGCGATAGCGAGGCCACCGGCGTTGCGTCGTCTGGTGGTTATCCCGAAACAACCCAAAGCGGCCCGCCGCGCAGACACGATTATGACGTCCAGGCAATGGAGACCACACCGGGTAGCCCCCGCGCGATTACGAGGAATCCGATCCCGGCACCGACAGTGACGGTTCGATCCGAGTTTCCTACCATCAACAGGTCTCGGCAGCAGCAGACTTTGACCTGCCTTATCACCGTAGAAGTACCCGACAACAAGTGGCGGCCCGATCCCGAAGATCTTGGGTCAGCCCCGCCAGGCCCGCCTGCAGTGAATGCCCGAATCGACGAGGCGTTTGCGCGACCGCCCTCCCCGGCCCGAAGTGCGCCTCGATTCTATCCCTACGAGTCTCGGGAAGTACTGGAGGAACAAACCGAGAATTTGAGAAACCGTGTGGACAACTGGCATGGGCTCGATTTCAGCAG ATTCGGCAAACTGCGGCTCTATGGCACACTACGTGTCGGCAAGGATAAAGCATCCTGGCAGGAGCTGGAATGCTTCCTGTTCGCTGAAATGTTGATTTGCGtaaaggagaagaaggtagCCCTCGCAGGGCAGTGGGATGAAAACGGCATGCCCAAGAAGACCACCCGTTGCACACTCAAAGGATCCATTCTCATCAAGAAACATCTCAACGAGGTCTCGGAAACGGGCAACA TTGATGAGAACATTCTTACACTCAATCTTTCTGTCGCGGAGCTGCCGCAGTTCCACCTTAGATTCGAGAACCGCAATCAGCTCAAGCTGTGGCACCAAGCGCTACTCGACTTGAACGCTGTCGAGACGTCGCCAGTCCGCAGTCCGGAGTACGACCGAGGAGAATTCTCCGAGACGGACGAGGATGACTGGCAGCGTGGATCGCGACAGCAAAGGGTGTCGTCAATTGCCTCGTCATGGGGCGGCCCTAAATCCACCACAACGGCGCCCACCGAGTACACCAACTTCCAGAGAAGCCCGACAATGCCGGCTTCCATCCACGTTCCCATCGACGTGGTCGTGGTCGTTCCCATCTCATCGTCGATGCAAGGCGTCAAGATCAACCTGGTTCGCGATGCTCTCAAATTCATGGTCAACACCCTCGGCGAGAGAGATAGGATGGGACTGGTCACCTTTGGatcgggcggcggcggcgtacCCATCGTGGGCATGACCACAAAGGCGTGGCCCGGTTGGGGCAACGTATTGGGCTCCATCAAGCCGGTTGGGCAAAAGAGCCACCGCGCCGACGTGGTTGAGGGTGCCAATGTCGCCATGGACTTGCTCATGCAGCGCAAGTACAACAACCCGATCGCTACCATTATGCTCATCAGCGACGCCTCTACTTCCGACGCCGACAGCGTCGACTTTGTCGTGTCGAGAGCCGAAGCAGCCAAGATCACCATTCACTCCTTTGGCCTCGGCATGACGCACAAGCCCGATACCATGATTGAGCTCTCTACCCGCACCAAGGCATCTTACACCTACGTCAAGGACTGGATGATGCTTCGCGAGTGCCTTGCCGGCTGCCTCGGCGCCATGCAGACACTCTCTCACCAAAACGTGAAGCTCAAGCTGAAGCTGCCCGAAGGATCTCCGGCCAAGTTCCACAAGATCAGCGGCGCCTTGCAGATTACCAAGCGCGCCACAGGTCGTGACGCTGAGGCCTCCCTGGGCGATCTTAGGTTCGGTGACAAGCGCGACGTCTTGGTGCAGCTTGTCATTGTGCCGGATAACACGTCTCAGGAACAACTACCGCAGGATCCTTGGGACAACATCGTCTCGGGTCTGGAGGCGCTCGGCGGAGCTGGCGATGGCGACGACCAGCGGGTGACATCTGTCGAGGAGGTGCCTCTCATCCAGGCCGACCTTACATGGGGTGACATTCTCCGAGATGGCACGCTCTCCCATCTTCCCCGCCCGTCTCTGCTAGCTATCACTATGCTCCCGGCCCAAGCGAAAAACAAGAATTCGTGGGCAGGATCGCCCCCGATCCCCCCTCACCCGCACATCGTCCAGCGGCGCATGGAGCTGCTGACGTCGGATATGCTAACCCGCGCCTTGACCCTCGTGTCACGCGGTCAGCACGACCGAGCGCACACTCTACTTAACGAGACCCGATCTATTCTGAAGGGTCTCGGAAAAGGCGGTCTGCCTCCGATCCCTCCACCGACGGCACCGCCGACGAGATCCCTCCCATCCACCCCGCACCCCGGCAACGATGCCTCACCCTCCATCACTCTCGACAGAAAACAAACTCCATCGCCCACTCAATCGGCCAACTCATCCGCCGTCAATGGCTACCAGGCCACTGGCATTGGACGCAGTCGGTCCAACGATGGCCTCGGCCTCGGTGCCGGTATCGATGCCAACACCGTTGCCGCTCTGGACCACGAGCTCGAGAGCAGTCTCGAATGGATCAGCCACCCTGCAGTTTTTGGCCGCGACAGTCGCAAAGCTGTTCTCCAAGCGATTGGAGTGATCAGCTCCCAGCGAGCCTTCACCTTCCGCACGCCGATCGAATCCCTCTGGTCTGGTCGCGTGGCGGGTGTGAAGAAGCTCACCAGCAAGAGCCGTGAGTGGCGCGAGGAGGGTGGCGGCGAGGGCGGCATCATGGAGGAGGCCTAA
- a CDS encoding 2OG-Fe(II)oxygenase, which translates to MALKQFLSMSFAAAILAALFSAKSRSQEEPQIPLGNSCPRPRYTVRTLSYDPLIQHIENFITPDESQYLLQIAQPRFQRSRAIGTDGRSIAAQERTSSTAYLSSDDFVVQCIRSRASEFQGYVDLDMMEDLQVTRYLEGQQYTNHYDWAANPAARNQTTNRETTFFAVLDVECASCGTRFSKISVDWGVEDERWCNLVDCAAQTELTVRAVAGSAVFWRNLHSDGTGDSRTLHAGLPAVGGKKIGLNIWTRREV; encoded by the exons ATGGCTCTCAAGCAATTCTTGTCCATGTCCTTCGCCGCGGCTATCCTAGCGGCACTCTTCTCCGCAAAGTCTCGGTCCCAGGAGGAGCCCCAGATCCCACTCGGCAACTCTTGCCCGCGCCCGCGCTATACAGTACGGACGTTGTCATATGATCCACTCATTCAGCACATTGAGAACTTTATCACCCCAGATGAGTCCCAATACCTGCTGCAGATTGC GCAGCCTAGGTTCCAGCGGTCTCGCGCCATCGGCACTGACGGGCGATCCATTGCTGCGCAGGAACGAACCAGTTCCACAGCGTACCTGTCTTCGGATGATTTTGTCGTCCAATGCATCAGATCCCGCGCTTCGGAGTTTCAGGGCTACGTAGACCTTGACATGATGGAGGATCTGCAAGTGACGCGGTACTTGGAGGGGCAGCAGTACACGAATCACTATGACTGGGCAGCGAACCCCGCGGCGAGAAACCAGACGACAAACAGGGAAACAACCTTCTTCGCCGTTCTCGATGTGGAGTGTGCCAGCTGCGGGACACGGTTCTCCAAGATCTCCGTGGACTGGGGTGTCGAGGATGAGCGGTGGTGCAACCTGGTCGACTGTGCGGCCCAGACAGAGCTGACAGTGCGAGCGGTCGCCGGTAGTGCCGTCTTCTGGCGGAATCTCCATTCCGATGGCACCGGAGATTCTCGAACGCTACATGCCGGCCTTCCGGCGGTAGGCGGCAAAAAGATCGGGTTGAATATCTGGACACGCCGGGAGGTTTAG